The Perca flavescens isolate YP-PL-M2 chromosome 8, PFLA_1.0, whole genome shotgun sequence DNA window CTCGAAAACTTCATTGCTAAACATAATATACTGTGTGATCAGCAATAAGGTTTCAGAGCTAATAGGACAACTTCACATGCACTTATTCAATTTGTGGAAGAAATAACAACAGCaatagaacaaaaaaaatatgcagtGGTGATATTCTTGGATCTTAAGAAGGCATTTGATACAGTAGACCACAATTTCTTGTTTATGAAATTACACAAATATGGAATTAAGGGGACTGCACTTTCTTGGTTAAATAGCTACTTACATAATTGACAACAATATGTTGAATTGCAAAACTATAATTCAAAGTTAAAGAAAATTACCTGTGGGGTCCCCCAGGGGTCAGTGTTGGGACCATTGTTGTTTAACTTgtatataaataatgtatggGAGGTgtccaaaaacactgaaaaacattttatttgctgACGATACTAATTTAATCTGTTCTGGGGAAAATCTGGAACAACTCTTGGATACAGtggaaaattaattaaaaaaaagatgaagagcTGGTTTGATGCAAATAAACTAACACTGAACTTAAGTAAATCTAAATTTATAATTTTTGGTAATCGTgccacaactttaaataaaaaacttatGATAAATGATATTGAAATAGAGTAAAATAACTTAAATTTCTGGGATTAATAATCGTTATTATGTTGGAAGCCACATATACACTATATCAAGGCCAAAATATCAAAATCAATTGCTATATTGTATAAAACCAATTACCTATTAAATCAACAATCATTGTACACTTTGTATTGTTCCTTCATACTGCCATACATTACTTACTGTTTGGAAGTATGGGGAAACACTTACAAAGCCAACACTGAATCTATATTCATCCTTCAAAAGAGAGCCTTAAGAATTGTAAATAAAACCACTTATGGAGCACCAACTACTCCactgtttattaaataaaaagcaCTAAAATTCAGAGATATTGTTGACTTCAAAAACTGCACAAATGAtgtacaaaataactaatcaacAGCTATCGAACAGTATTCAAGGGTTGTTTCAAATGAGAGCGAGCAAATATCACTTAAGAGGaacatttgtatttaaaaagaaaccTATAAGAACAAATTCTAAATATCACTGCATCACAACCAAAGGAGTTAATGTATGGATAATAGAGAAAAGGGGGTAGGACCTGAAAAGTTTGTTATGAACTTCTTCctgctcctttttgaacatgggaatttCTCATTTGAGTTACTTAGGGTAATTTTGGAGGATTGTGCTGAGAAATACATGACCTTATTGagctgtcattttaattttatatatgtatgcatgtctactactactactactactactactactaccaccacCATAGGTGACATCAATAATGCTGTTTCTGAGGCAAAACCCAGTAATGGAGAGGAATTGTGGACATTCCAGTGCAATCGTGCTGGGCTGGAATACCTGTTCACAGGTGCCAGTAGTTGGTCGACTCCATGCAACACAGATGTGAAGCagttctcagaaataatggttaTGCAACTAAATATTAGTGCAGTGATTCAACCTAAAGCAAACCCTTGAGAAATGTTTCcgtttatacagtaaatgtttgagtttgtaaagaaaaatgaaaatactgcTGTTTTTAACAGCCTAATATTCCTTGTTCTTCACTTTCTTTAAAGGCATAACACAAACTTGATGaattttggtcatgttttgATTTAGAATTAAATGTGCAGTGTTCCCAATGCATTATTATGGAATTAAAAGCTATTCAAAGGATTTTAagcattattcacttttttaaatcacactgctattatttttaacacaactgtaaaaaaaaccactaacaccaacttattactagttttacacttatattttggaattcatggtcagtaAACCTCATttattagcctggttgacaccagacccttctcagaaGTTCGtctgggtttacccaggctactcatttaaaggaaattatacctaatccttgaattaaaaaaagctgaaattatgagctctttagactaatattaaaggaaggataatcacagactggtatatgtcaacgttcagtTGGGATACTGTTTCAAAACGtttcaatttttttcaaatgcaaaaaaatttaacaaaacaccccaaattcaatgaaattagACAGCCgatcttttgttgtacttgcgaagCGCGTTGTATGGAATCATCCATGTTAGTTTTGGTTCATTAAAATtaggaagttaaaaagaaacccatatttctgatatagacacttagaaaatgggtcaaatttgacccgaagacaacacaagggttaaatgcaGAGCAGCTTACAATTTCCCATAAAAGGTTTTTAAATAGTATTTCCAAATGAATTTattggtggttgtttttttgttttttttccatgtagAGGCGTCGCGACTTCCTTCAGCTGATGTTGGATGCGAGAACCAGCAAGGAGTGCGTGTCTTTGGAACACTTTGACACGGCGAAGCATGCCGGGGAGCTGGATCCCAGGAACCAGCAGACACCAGCGTCTGCCTCTGATCCGGACGACCGTCTTCACCCAGAGGAGCCCCCCAGCAGGCGTCCGCAGAAAAAGATGATGACTGAGGATGAGGTCGTGGGTCAGGCTTTTGTCTTTCTTCTGGCAGGTTACGAAACCAGCAGCAACACGTTGGCCTTCACCTGCTACCTCCTGGCCATCCACCCCGAATGTCAACGCAAAGTACAGGAAGAGGTGGATGATTTCTTCACCAGACATGTGAGGGTGTTGCGTTACCCGTTTTTTGATCTGATCTTATTTTCTTAAGATAATTACAAGATTTTAGTTGTGGACAATTCAAATTCAGTGCACACAGAGGTTTTGTTTAAAATCTTTACTGAATTATCTGAATTTATTTCTTATAAATGTAAATTGTAATTGCTCAATTTAgcttgtttttccttttgttgTAGGAGTCGCCAGATTACACAAATGTCCAAGAGCTGAAGTATTTAGACATGGTTATAAGTGAAACATTGCGCCTCTACCCCCCTGGATTCAGGTATATTAAGAACATTAAATTAAGATAATAGTTAACTTATTTctgtgcatacagtatgtgtttagTAAGGAGGGAAAATGAATATAGGTGTACAAAACATGCATCCATGCCGTTTTTGCCCCACCAAAGGTTTGCGAGAGACATTGACCAGGACTGCGTGTTGAACGGCCAGCTCCTCCCTAAAGGAGCGACGCTGGAGATCCCAGCGGGCTTCCTCCACCACGACCCTGAGCATTGGCCAGAGCCTGAGAGCTTCATCCCTGAGCGGTACGTGGCTGTTCTTGTGGCAGATAAGCTTAACTATAGTGTCTGCACCTCATGTTCTGTTATCATCTAAATCATGGAGGTGGCTGAACTGCATTCGCTAACAACTTTATAAAGTTGCCATTACGAACACATTCTACACACATTAGTCTCTACCTGGAGTTAACTGAAAAGTAGTGTGCAACATACGTACGTGTCTGACCCAGCTATAATGAAGGTAGTAGAGTCCCTGTGTAGCACTGAATGAAACGCACTATTTTAATAATGATTGAATCCTGTTCTCTAACATACATGTGTTTTGATTTCCAGATTCACACCAGAGGCCAAGGCCAATCGACATCCATTTGTATACCTGCCGTTCGGGGCTGGTCCCCGAAACTGTGTGGGAATGAGGCTCGCCCAGCTGGAAATCAAAATGGCTCTCGTTCGTCTGTTCCGCAGGTTCAGCATTGTGGCCTGCTCCGAGACCAAGGTGGGTCGGACACTTTCAACACTAAAGACGTCTGTGAAAAAACGTTTTGAGTCTTAGAAATGATTTGTAAACACAGAAGACACTTTTACACACTACACATGtatttgaagaaaagaaaaaagggaacTGTCAGTGTACTTTTTACTGGCCAAGGTACAGCCGGTCACATAGCTGCTCTGGTGAAGCAGTGAAAATAACTATACAGCATGTCTGCCATTTACATCTATTAACATCCCATCAACATCCGTCTCACTAATTCCAGCAAGAACAAAGGGATGCGAGAGTGTAGTCACGGCTGTTACGTTCACTTATTGTAGTTGGTTTGTTTTACCAAGATATGATAATCCAAAAAGACAAAGCACTGCCTACACAGAGCTGTTTCCTTCTCAGTGTTAGGCTGGGCCAAAGCTGCTCGGATTACATAATAATGTAATTGATTCTCCTGTCAACATATATAATTAACTATCAATAATAGACATTTGAGATTGCTGTAATTTTCACAAATTAACCAATTACTTATGATCTAAATTAAATATGCATCTAAATGAATGTAATTTTTCATTtagaatatatttaaaatgtttggaaGATGTTGCTTAACATATGGTATTCTTTTCTTTGTGCAGGTTCCTCTTGAGTTGAAGTCTTCAAGCACTCTAGGACCTAAAAATGGCATATTTGTAAAAATTCGAAGACGAGACATGGGAGAAGGTCAAGAGAATTCTCCACCAGACGATTAGAAACTCCCCGTTCTTCTTCTTGGATGGTAGAAAAACCCTATGAACACAAAGCATTCTGCAGGTCCATGTTGTAACAGTGGCCCAGTTTTAAAGATCTGTTCCTTTGACACAAAGTTATTTCCATAGGTAACAACATGATCAAGTAAACTGGAAGTTACAATACacaatttcttttcttcttcttttgagtGAGCTAGAAAGTGGACTGAAAATGAGATGCGAATAAAGAGAGGAATGTATAAAGGAAAGGAGGGATACTTTACTTTTAAAGAGTCTCTCAGCCTCTTACCTCAGTATGTagcaatattgttttttaaatcgattttgaatAGGCTACAACATTGCTGTCTGTCATAAAAGGTTATTTAGGGAAAGCCTTACTTTCATTAACCATTATTCTGAACAATGGTTTTAATGTTACTTTAACCAGGTTAccatttttttccttccttgcGCTGTAGAATTAGACCTTTGCACACTCCTTCACCAAATGGCCAGTGTGTTCAACTGAGCTGCTCCCATTGATGCTGCTCACTCTACTTCTTCGTCCCATTAATGGCAGTTAACTATATAATTACCACCATACAGCCACAGATTTCCAAGGTTGACATAGACAGAGGTACATATTCTGACAAAAGGACAGACCTGTCACTTGTGTTACTGATTATATTTGAATATACTGAAGACTTAAATATACTGAACCACTTGTGTGTAATTAAATGTgagatttctttgttttgtttaattatatattacattGACTACTTTAATGGCAATTTGTCATATGTTTATACCAGTTCATTTCACTCCATATCTGATCACTATATTATTTGTAACCCTCAGTATCCTCCATTTAGACTTAAATTCATGATGTATTaacacagtggttcccaaccttttttccttggcgccccccctactcatgtctaagaaaagctgagccccccccgcccaaaaccaaagttgaggtaactctcgagatagagccttactttcttttttgatacagagcagttatcagcactgttacgtttctcctccatgtttcattcataaaatagtgatgccgtggcggcaggaaaaatgaagatacaacaaaatatatagttttcatactgacttttgtatacattagatattctagtgtattatcatttgtttaacatgtgcaaaacaattttttttacctcaacctcaaaccagataaagactcgcgccccccctgtgatctttgccgccccccctgggggtgcccggaccccaggttgggaaccactgtattAGCAGACAATTTTTATCACAACATAAGACACTCCCATCGTAAGAATAGACATTTTCCAAGGAAAAGCCttattttctgtttctatacATTCTGCAAAAAGTATTTGGTAACACATTAATTCCCTCAAACACACTGTCACAACTATAGAGAAAAATCCCATTCAGCACTCCAATTTCCATACATTACACTTCTACTCCACTTCTCTTCAGAGGACACAATTATTAGCTAATAAAATGATGGGTTGTTCTTTTGAATACTTCTTACATTACTGTAAAACTCCACAAACCTTTAACAAAGCCACTAAAGTTCTTCCAGTCAAAGTAAAGAGCATTGATTTCATAATAGAGTTTTACCCCTGACCAAAAACTTAAGCAAAACAAACAACGGCATTCTAACTTACGAGTACTTGATTAGATACTCTGGATAAATCTGTTGTTTTTCAAAGACAACATAGATGCTGGGATCGCTCTCGCTGTCAACACAACTGTCGTAGAGGGTTGTGCTGTTTACTTTTGACGGGGGCCGGACATAGTTGCTTCTTCCTCTGGTATACTCCCCCACCAGGACCAGAGCAGCAAACATGATCTTGTTCAGGGTTCCTTTGACCCTGGCATATCTGTCTGAGTAGGACGCATCTCTGGCAAAGTAGCTCCCTAAAGAATAGGAGAGCGTTACTACCGACACAGCCCAAGTGTGAGTTAGGTTCTTTTCTACTGCTGTGGTAAAAAGTACAATGCTTTTCATGAGTTCTAAAACCCTGATAAACCTGGAATTAAAGTTTGAATGCTCCCACACCAAAACGTAACAGTATATTTGAGGAAAAGACATTTCATTTGTGGCTTGTCAatattgtatactgtatattcatctTATTACCGGAAAGGCTGCTGAAGCTACTGTACCTTTGCCGTAGGCCGTGCCGTGGACACCACACATTCTCCAGTCAAAGTTTTGCTCACAGATGGCCTCAATCAGGGACTCATCTGTCCCGTGGAACAAGTACTGCTCATTCACAGCTTTCCCTCCGATCCTCCCCTTCATCTGCTCTTTCTGCCTGAACACACAATacagaaaacataaatgtgATGACGTGCAACTAATTGCTATTTTCACTTTTGATTAACCCAAAAAGTATTTTTCGCTTGGTTGACTAAGCTTCTATAAAGCTccgtttttggtctctaccaactcttgaagaaaaatatctggctctttagctgctaaatgctccactatgttctaGCTGATAAATGCTCCACTACGTTCCATCAGCCATCTCTTACTGTGTCTGCTGTCTACTGTTTTAGAGCTTTTCCTATTGAAAACGACACCATGGTTGAAAgtaaccttaacccttgtgttgtcttcccgtcaaccttgttcagcgcttatttctacatcccatattttctgatataaaacaaaaattgaaaacgggtcaatgtgacccgaagtcaacgcAGAAAAGTTGCAGGCTGGAAAAAACTGAAACTCCCTATAGGCTTTGTAAAGCTAATGGGAGCTGCAGTTTCAGGGGTTAATTAATCTGTAGGTTCATCACTGCGAGATGTGAGATTGATTTACATTGTCTTGGCTttgtcatttgatacattgttaatataaaaacatcGATTTACCACTGAAAGACTTTCCACAGAGAGGGGTTCTGGATCCTCTGGATGCTGTTAATTTTACCCTGGGGCATGGTGCGCTTAAACAGCTGCTCAATCATAATATACTCCTTTGCAGATTTGGAGAGATGTACGAGCTGAAAGATAGGAGTACAGTGCAGATAAACAGGTGAGATATTTTGCCGATTTAAATGTAGCTCTGTGTCCTGGCTGTGTGGGCAGTGCGCTTAGATGACCGTTGTTTCTGGCTTCGCGGAGAAGAGCAGTGGAGATCCGCTTGATGACGCGGAAACGCAGACCTCTTTGACGCATTTCGTCGGCAGACCTCCGCTGCTCTGCTCTGCGAGCAGCTCCGTGAACTAGTGCCACAAAGGGAAGCCAAACACCTttcatttaaacacactgccaacacaaagatgaaacagagctggtttaaaatcGATCCTAATACtatgaaaaaacaataaatcaactACATTAAACAAGCTTGCGCTGTTTCAATAACCTGATTCATAATAATTTCTCAAATAAACATAAACCACTGTTAATTGTGGGGGACAGGGAGAAAAGCAACCTTTTCCCACACAGTAATACATGCCATAAAGACACCTTGTATCCGAAATCCGGTTGGGCAGTCTTGTCCCAGTGGGATGGGAAACATTCAGCTGTGGAGGAGCTGGAGCTGTTTGACGACGCACTATATAGAGGTGACAAACATAATAATTGTCTGACTAGAGAAGTTACtttgacacacagagaaatccaAAACAGCAATGTTAGAATTGCAAGCATAATCTTTGAATTTCCGtctaaaactaaataaaaataaataaatacctcTTTAACTTCACCTCCACATCAAGAGTAGACACAAAGCGAGGCCTCCTTCTGACCTCTCTCTTGGTTTTGTATTTTACATTCTGCTGATACATCTGCTCTGTTCCCGGTTCACCTTTGAAGTGGAGGATATACTGCTGTTTGCCAGCACCAAAGGgaatctctgtatctctgtctgccAGGTAGATATTCTCCAGAGTTTGAGAAGTGACAGAGGCTGGTACATCACCATCACCCTATagagaaaaagcaacaacaacagagcaGACAGCAATTTCTCAACGTTTGAATGTAATGATGTGTCAGTGATGAAATGGTAAAAATGCATTAGTAAAGAGGTACTATAAAAGGATCAGAACAAAAGACACATAGCTGCATTATTGGTACACGTTTGACGGACCTGTCCATATTCCTGCCATTGCCCGCTGTCTTCCTTCCAGTACCACAGCCACTGGGTCGTAAGAATGAAGTGAGGGGGCTTTGAGACAGAGGAGGCGGTGGACAGGCGGCGAACTGGAGACCCCCCGCATTTCATCGTCCTGAAGTTGACGGATTGCACATCGGGGGATGCAGAGCTGAAAGAAAGCAGCGAAAGTAAATCAACGATTGAGAGAGTCGACCTTTCTAGAGGCTTGAACTGATGTGAATAAATGGTTAGAAATCTAGTTTCTTTGCTCAAGAATACTTTTG harbors:
- the tbxas1 gene encoding thromboxane-A synthase, with the protein product MEAVVDFLNVFHSKASGLSVTFSLFLIFLGLLYWYSIYPFSVLSRCGIKHPKPIPFLGNLLMFRQGFFNPINDLIKTHGRVCGYYLGRRPVVVIADPDMLRQVMVRDFSSFPNRMTIRFATKPMTDCLLMLRNERWKRVRSILTPSFSSAKMKEMVPLINTATNALMSNLNVSAESGQAFDIHRCFGCFTMDVIASVAFATQVDSQNNPDDPFVRHAQMFFSFSFFRPIMLFFLAFPFVMAPLARLIPNKRRDQMNQFFIHSIQRIIKQREEQPPEQRRRDFLQLMLDARTSKECVSLEHFDTAKHAGELDPRNQQTPASASDPDDRLHPEEPPSRRPQKKMMTEDEVVGQAFVFLLAGYETSSNTLAFTCYLLAIHPECQRKVQEEVDDFFTRHESPDYTNVQELKYLDMVISETLRLYPPGFRFARDIDQDCVLNGQLLPKGATLEIPAGFLHHDPEHWPEPESFIPERFTPEAKANRHPFVYLPFGAGPRNCVGMRLAQLEIKMALVRLFRRFSIVACSETKVPLELKSSSTLGPKNGIFVKIRRRDMGEGQENSPPDD